Proteins from one Oryza sativa Japonica Group chromosome 12, ASM3414082v1 genomic window:
- the LOC107279696 gene encoding uncharacterized protein: protein MPWLALRDGGLIDLDGNPVRCPRPILRDGVVSFHPVGGGNLVFLEHDDGGCSLMNPLSAASGDRDDPLLPLPELAAAVRRAVDSCETPTVATYTPKPSYSTVIMSSSPVVADSSSSPPDTLVAALILNRCAVAISTCKRHDGAAASFSFMDERSRIRSVWLRATAICAIAFLHGKLYAVTSKEGLHVLDLDNGGGGEGGAVLRPCIADDPEKKSVHVDVERRGHLVVRYVVESGGRLLMVRWWKSLPPPVWSADRPPSRFDVLEAADGLGRWKAVDSLRGRALFLGKADSRSVVAGGGGGGAGAREDCIYFMRRSFWYPSKEEDFGQSGVYDMRSGEISPPQLPERGTAELRLHCEYPRWFYPADYSY from the coding sequence atgccgtggCTCGCGCTCCGCGACGGCGGCCTGATCGACCTCGACGGCAACCCCGTACGCTGCCCGCGGCCCATCCTCCGCGACGGCGTCGTCAGCTTTCaccccgtcggcggcggcaacctgGTCTTCCTcgagcacgacgacggcggctgctcCCTGATGAaccctctctccgccgcctccggggACAGGGACGACCcgcttctccctctccccgagctcgccgccgccgtgcgccgagCGGTTGACTCGTGCGAGACGCCCACTGTGGCGACGTACACCCCGAAACCATCGTATAGCACCGTGATCATGTCGTCCTCTCCGGTGGTGGCGGATtcctcgtcatcgccgccggACACCCTCGTCGCTGccctaatcttgaacagatgcgccgtcgccatctccaCCTGCAAGCgacacgacggcgccgccgcgtcgttcTCGTTCATGGACGAGAGGAGCAGGATCCGCTCAGTCTGGTTGCGGGCGACGGCCATCTgcgccatcgccttcctccacGGGAAGCTCTACGCCGTCACCAGCAAAGAAGGCCTCCACGTCCTCGATctcgacaacggcggcggcggcgagggcggcgcggtgcTCCGCCCGTGCATCGCCGACGACCCCGAGAAGAAGTCGGTCCACGTCGACGTGGAGAGGCGCGGCCACCTCGTCGTGCGCTACGTGGTGGAGTCCGGCGGGCGGCTGCTGATGGTGCGGTGGTGGAAgagcctcccgccgccggtgtgGAGCGCCGACAGGCCGCCGAGCAGGTTCGACGTCTTGGAGGCGGCCGACGGCCTCGGCCGGTGGAAGGCGGTGGACAGCTTGCGCGGGCGAGCGCTGTTCCTCGGCAAGGCGGACTCGAGGTCCGTCGttgctggcggcggcggtggcggcgccggagctcgAGAAGATTGCATCTACTTCATGCGGAGGAGTTTCTGGTATCCGAGCAAGGAGGAGGATTTCGGGCAGTCCGGCGTGTACGACATGAGGAGCGGCGAGAtctcgccgccgcagctgccggAGAGAGGGACGGCggagctgcgcctccactgcgagTATCCGAGGTGGTTTTACCCAGCGGATTACTCCTATTAA
- the LOC4352687 gene encoding uncharacterized protein isoform X1: protein MNNQVGSSNQKNLNVACYEDLTKILGLSRFDSENLSDVSNTGLPMRCALDPTNPARMRCIPPENGLKSADVSSDNLQDMSSCCDSPHSQSGKAKFMCSFGGKIMPRPSDGKLRYVGGETRLISIPRNFSWNELVQKTLKIYSQPHIIKYQLPEEDLDALISLSCDEDLQNMMEEYSSLEKANSSPRLRIFLVSQTECEDSSLDSRSLESEPEYQFVVAVNNLAQLKRSTSGNSLMSQSKHHLDNSPLHFRDTPVRQTDRDSGAKSLGGNSLNEPPSQFFIDPFTQPMVSESSATPSACLTRQRTMKQSRMQSSADKSILNQEYENKSEVYNGSNLKTMFPDHQHNKQNNTDTVIGVGTSPRHFQIQSQVKDLAVPRNESGLSSHTNYDMPITVETPFYSEKLSVHPENAVLSAEGMTHAFSDPLLKDRTQVLAANLSLAAGSHIASSFSQEIYQTKELERKLSVTRPDFVCVKPTDVARTEEPRHLVSNHTDQPYNQGIVSGTSVEPTIYYQQDSLSSNVRQGHDGGSTVQQWDKPYHQENRAGTNVAHQFSFVDTGLKSYCARGARMSSDELDALESSVPTSVPANDHSCSFLNECSIGSRIENSDLGSQLDKLNLGRAAADYETAGCVSGNDKVFLPINSFDAFASQISMVNRESSVYQNGKLDQSSVHNYGLATSPLTGMSDSNVSANLLSSQNPFPVCVSSREVPLEYNITRNYVVNGFDNESMKLNDRMHNNVQMDAPVIVEDATDNAPLGILSSRPLVPLVEVAAEEQQQVIISSLKDDDARSDVPELANEDHDDEPAADGSISDAAVAELEASMYGLQIIRNADLEELRELGSGTFGTVYHGKWRGTDVAIKRIKKSCFAGRSSEQEKLTKDFWREAQILSKLHHPNVVAFYGVVPDGTGGTLATVTEFMVNGSLRNVLLRKDRMLDRRKRLIIAMDAAFGMEYLHSKSIVHFDLKCDNLLVNLRDPQRPICKVGDFGLSRIKRNTLVSGGVRGTLPWMAPELLNGSSSRVSEKVDVFSFGIALWEILTGEEPYANMHCGAIIGGIVNNTLRPPIPKNCEPEWRQLMEQCWSADPDIRPSFTEVTDRLRAMSSALKGHSQGNK, encoded by the exons ATGAATAACCAGGTTGGGTCCAGTAACCAGAAAAACCTGAATGTTGCCTGCTATGAAGATCTGACTAAAATCCTTGGTCTTAGTAGGTTTGACTCTGAGAACCTGTCAGATGTCTCAAATACTGGTTTGCCAATGAGATGTGCTTTGGATCCAACAAATCCGGCGCGTATGAGGTGCATACCCCCTGAGAATGGGCTTAAATCAGCCGATGTTTCAAGTGACAATCTGCAAGATATGTCTTCTTGCTGTGATAGTCCACACTCACAGTCTGGAAAAGCCAAGTTCATGTGTAGCTTTGGTGGGAAAATCATGCCCAGGCCAAGTGACGGGAAGCTCAGATATGTTGGTGGAGAAACACGTCTAATCTCAATACCAAGAAACTTCTCATGGAATGAACTTGTACAGAAAACTCTGAAAATCTACAGTCAGCCTCACATCATAAAGTATCAGCTTCCTGAAGAGGATCTTGATGCATTGATATCTCTTTCATGTGATGAGGATCTTCAGAATATGATGGAAGAATATAGCAGCCTTGAAAAGGCCAATTCCTCACCTAGACTTCGAATATTTCTTGTCTCGCAAACTGAATGCGAGGATTCATCATTAGACTCAAGAAGCTTAGAGAGTGAACCAGAATATCAGTTTGTAGTTGCTGTGAACAATCTGGCACAACTGAAGAGGAGCACCAGCGGCAACAGTTTGATGAGCCAATCGAAACATCACTTGGATAATTCTCCACTCCATTTCAGAGACACACCTGTGCGTCAAACAGATAGAGATAGTGGAGCTAAATCTTTGGGTGGAAATTCCTTAAATGAACCTCCATCTCAGTTCTTTATTGATCCGTTCACACAACCAATGGTGTCTGAGTCATCAGCAACTCCTTCCGCATGCTTAACTCGGCAGAGGACCATGAAACAATCAAGGATGCAATCATCTGCAGATAAATCAATATTGAACCAAGAATATGAGAACAAAAGTGAAGTTTACAATGGATCAAATCTGAAAACGATGTTTCCTGACCATCAacataataaacaaaataatacAGACACAGTTATTGGAGTTGGAACTTCCCCACgccattttcaaattcaaagcCAGGTAAAAGACTTGGCTGTGCCTCGAAATGAGAGTGGCTTGAGTTCCCACACCAACTATGATATGCCTATTACTGTGGAAACACCCTTTTATTCTGAAAAGTTATCCGTGCACCCAGAAAATGCAGTGTTATCTGCAGAAGGCATGACTCATGCTTTTTCCGATCCTTTGCTGAAAGACCGCACACAAGTACTTGCAGCCAATTTGTCATTAGCTGCTGGCTCCCACATAGCCTCATCATTTTCTCAGGAAATATATCAAACCAAGGAGCTAGAGAGAAAATTAAGCGTGACTAGGCCAGATTTTGTTTGTGTTAAGCCAACTGATGTTGCTCGAACAGAAGAACCAAGGCACCTTGTTTCTAATCATACTGATCAACCGTATAATCAAGGCATTGTCAGCGGAACCAGTGTGGAGCCAACAATATATTACCAACAAGACAGTTTGTCTAGTAATGTCAGACAAGGACATGATGGTGGTTCTACTGTTCAACAGTGGGATAAGCCTTATCATCAGGAAAACAGGGCAGGTACAAATGTTGCTCACCAGTTCTCTTTTGTTGATACAGGGCTCAAGTCCTACTGTGCACGTGGTGCGAGGATGTCCTCAGATGAGTTAGATGCTCTAGAAAGCTCAGTCCCAACATCAGTACCCGCTAATGATCATTCCTGCTCATTTCTTAATGAATGTTCTATTGGGTCCAGAATAGAGAATTCAGATCTTGGGTCTCAACTAGACAAACTGAATTTAGGACGTGCTGCTGCAGATTATGAAACTGCTGGCTGCGTGTCCGGGAATGATAAAGTTTTCTTGCCCATAAATTCTTTTGATGCTTTTGCCTCCCAAATATCTATGGTAAATAGAGAATCTAGTGTGTATCAAAATGGAAAGTTGGACCAGTCATCAGTGCATAACTATGGCTTGGCTACCTCTCCACTTACTGGCATGAGTGACTCTAATGTGAGTGCGAATTTGCTGTCATCTCAGAATCCATTTCCTGTGTGTGTTTCGAGCAGAGAGGTCCCTCTTGAGTACAATATTACCCGCAATTATGTAGTGAATGGATTTGATAATGAAAGCATGAAGCTGAATGACAGAATGCATAACAATGTTCAAATGGACGCACCTGTTATAGTTGAGGATGCGACTGATAATGCGCCTTTAGGCATTCTGTCATCCAGACCACTTGTTCCTCTTGTTGAAGTGGCAGCTGAAGAACAGCAGCAAGTTATTATTTCATCACTGAAGGATGATGATGCTAGGAGTGATGTGCCAGAGTTAGCCAATGAG GATCATGATGATGAACCAGCTGCGGATGGATCCATAAGTGATGCTGCAGTTGCTGAACTGGAGGCCAGCATGTATGGCTTACAG ATCATAAGAAATGCTGACCTTGAGGAGTTACGTGAGTTGGGATCCGGCACATTTGGAACAGTATACCATGGGAAGTGGCGAGGAACCGATGTTGCTATCAAACGAATTAAGAAAAGCTGTTTTGCTGGGAGATCATCTGAACAAGAGAAGCTT ACCAAAGACTTTTGGAGGGAAGCACAAATTCTTTCAAAGTTGCATCATCCAAATGTTGTTGCTTTCTATGGGGTGGTTCCTGATGGAACTGGAGGAACATTGGCAACTGTGACAGAGTTCATGGTAAATGGATCACTAAGGAATGTTCTTTTAAGGAAGGACAG AATGCTCGATCGTCGGAAAAGGCTCATTATTGCTATGGATGCGGCATTTGGGATGGAATATTTGCACTCCAAAAGCATAGTCCATTTTGATTTGAAATGCGACAATTTACTTGTTAATTTGAGAGATCCTCAGAGGCCAATCTGCAAG GTTGGAGACTTCGGATTATCAAGAATTAAGCGCAACACTTTGGTTTCTGGTGGTGTACGGGGCACTCTTCCATGGATGGCACCAGAGCTTTTGAATGGAAGCAGCAGCCGAGTGTCTGAAAAG GTGGATGTGTTCTCCTTTGGGATAGCTTTGTGGGAGATCTTGACTGGTGAGGAACCGTACGCAAATATGCACTGTGGCGCTATCATAG GCGGTATCGTCAACAACACTCTTCGGCCTCCGATACCCAAAAACTGCGAGCCTGAATGGCGACAACTGATGGAGCAATGCTGGTCGGCCGATCCTGACATCCGCCCCTCATTCACGGAGGTCACCGACAGGCTACGAGCCATGTCATCAGCTCTAAAGGGGCATTCTCAGGGAAACAAATGA
- the LOC4352687 gene encoding uncharacterized protein isoform X2, with translation MRCALDPTNPARMRCIPPENGLKSADVSSDNLQDMSSCCDSPHSQSGKAKFMCSFGGKIMPRPSDGKLRYVGGETRLISIPRNFSWNELVQKTLKIYSQPHIIKYQLPEEDLDALISLSCDEDLQNMMEEYSSLEKANSSPRLRIFLVSQTECEDSSLDSRSLESEPEYQFVVAVNNLAQLKRSTSGNSLMSQSKHHLDNSPLHFRDTPVRQTDRDSGAKSLGGNSLNEPPSQFFIDPFTQPMVSESSATPSACLTRQRTMKQSRMQSSADKSILNQEYENKSEVYNGSNLKTMFPDHQHNKQNNTDTVIGVGTSPRHFQIQSQVKDLAVPRNESGLSSHTNYDMPITVETPFYSEKLSVHPENAVLSAEGMTHAFSDPLLKDRTQVLAANLSLAAGSHIASSFSQEIYQTKELERKLSVTRPDFVCVKPTDVARTEEPRHLVSNHTDQPYNQGIVSGTSVEPTIYYQQDSLSSNVRQGHDGGSTVQQWDKPYHQENRAGTNVAHQFSFVDTGLKSYCARGARMSSDELDALESSVPTSVPANDHSCSFLNECSIGSRIENSDLGSQLDKLNLGRAAADYETAGCVSGNDKVFLPINSFDAFASQISMVNRESSVYQNGKLDQSSVHNYGLATSPLTGMSDSNVSANLLSSQNPFPVCVSSREVPLEYNITRNYVVNGFDNESMKLNDRMHNNVQMDAPVIVEDATDNAPLGILSSRPLVPLVEVAAEEQQQVIISSLKDDDARSDVPELANEDHDDEPAADGSISDAAVAELEASMYGLQIIRNADLEELRELGSGTFGTVYHGKWRGTDVAIKRIKKSCFAGRSSEQEKLTKDFWREAQILSKLHHPNVVAFYGVVPDGTGGTLATVTEFMVNGSLRNVLLRKDRMLDRRKRLIIAMDAAFGMEYLHSKSIVHFDLKCDNLLVNLRDPQRPICKVGDFGLSRIKRNTLVSGGVRGTLPWMAPELLNGSSSRVSEKVDVFSFGIALWEILTGEEPYANMHCGAIIGGIVNNTLRPPIPKNCEPEWRQLMEQCWSADPDIRPSFTEVTDRLRAMSSALKGHSQGNK, from the exons ATGAGATGTGCTTTGGATCCAACAAATCCGGCGCGTATGAGGTGCATACCCCCTGAGAATGGGCTTAAATCAGCCGATGTTTCAAGTGACAATCTGCAAGATATGTCTTCTTGCTGTGATAGTCCACACTCACAGTCTGGAAAAGCCAAGTTCATGTGTAGCTTTGGTGGGAAAATCATGCCCAGGCCAAGTGACGGGAAGCTCAGATATGTTGGTGGAGAAACACGTCTAATCTCAATACCAAGAAACTTCTCATGGAATGAACTTGTACAGAAAACTCTGAAAATCTACAGTCAGCCTCACATCATAAAGTATCAGCTTCCTGAAGAGGATCTTGATGCATTGATATCTCTTTCATGTGATGAGGATCTTCAGAATATGATGGAAGAATATAGCAGCCTTGAAAAGGCCAATTCCTCACCTAGACTTCGAATATTTCTTGTCTCGCAAACTGAATGCGAGGATTCATCATTAGACTCAAGAAGCTTAGAGAGTGAACCAGAATATCAGTTTGTAGTTGCTGTGAACAATCTGGCACAACTGAAGAGGAGCACCAGCGGCAACAGTTTGATGAGCCAATCGAAACATCACTTGGATAATTCTCCACTCCATTTCAGAGACACACCTGTGCGTCAAACAGATAGAGATAGTGGAGCTAAATCTTTGGGTGGAAATTCCTTAAATGAACCTCCATCTCAGTTCTTTATTGATCCGTTCACACAACCAATGGTGTCTGAGTCATCAGCAACTCCTTCCGCATGCTTAACTCGGCAGAGGACCATGAAACAATCAAGGATGCAATCATCTGCAGATAAATCAATATTGAACCAAGAATATGAGAACAAAAGTGAAGTTTACAATGGATCAAATCTGAAAACGATGTTTCCTGACCATCAacataataaacaaaataatacAGACACAGTTATTGGAGTTGGAACTTCCCCACgccattttcaaattcaaagcCAGGTAAAAGACTTGGCTGTGCCTCGAAATGAGAGTGGCTTGAGTTCCCACACCAACTATGATATGCCTATTACTGTGGAAACACCCTTTTATTCTGAAAAGTTATCCGTGCACCCAGAAAATGCAGTGTTATCTGCAGAAGGCATGACTCATGCTTTTTCCGATCCTTTGCTGAAAGACCGCACACAAGTACTTGCAGCCAATTTGTCATTAGCTGCTGGCTCCCACATAGCCTCATCATTTTCTCAGGAAATATATCAAACCAAGGAGCTAGAGAGAAAATTAAGCGTGACTAGGCCAGATTTTGTTTGTGTTAAGCCAACTGATGTTGCTCGAACAGAAGAACCAAGGCACCTTGTTTCTAATCATACTGATCAACCGTATAATCAAGGCATTGTCAGCGGAACCAGTGTGGAGCCAACAATATATTACCAACAAGACAGTTTGTCTAGTAATGTCAGACAAGGACATGATGGTGGTTCTACTGTTCAACAGTGGGATAAGCCTTATCATCAGGAAAACAGGGCAGGTACAAATGTTGCTCACCAGTTCTCTTTTGTTGATACAGGGCTCAAGTCCTACTGTGCACGTGGTGCGAGGATGTCCTCAGATGAGTTAGATGCTCTAGAAAGCTCAGTCCCAACATCAGTACCCGCTAATGATCATTCCTGCTCATTTCTTAATGAATGTTCTATTGGGTCCAGAATAGAGAATTCAGATCTTGGGTCTCAACTAGACAAACTGAATTTAGGACGTGCTGCTGCAGATTATGAAACTGCTGGCTGCGTGTCCGGGAATGATAAAGTTTTCTTGCCCATAAATTCTTTTGATGCTTTTGCCTCCCAAATATCTATGGTAAATAGAGAATCTAGTGTGTATCAAAATGGAAAGTTGGACCAGTCATCAGTGCATAACTATGGCTTGGCTACCTCTCCACTTACTGGCATGAGTGACTCTAATGTGAGTGCGAATTTGCTGTCATCTCAGAATCCATTTCCTGTGTGTGTTTCGAGCAGAGAGGTCCCTCTTGAGTACAATATTACCCGCAATTATGTAGTGAATGGATTTGATAATGAAAGCATGAAGCTGAATGACAGAATGCATAACAATGTTCAAATGGACGCACCTGTTATAGTTGAGGATGCGACTGATAATGCGCCTTTAGGCATTCTGTCATCCAGACCACTTGTTCCTCTTGTTGAAGTGGCAGCTGAAGAACAGCAGCAAGTTATTATTTCATCACTGAAGGATGATGATGCTAGGAGTGATGTGCCAGAGTTAGCCAATGAG GATCATGATGATGAACCAGCTGCGGATGGATCCATAAGTGATGCTGCAGTTGCTGAACTGGAGGCCAGCATGTATGGCTTACAG ATCATAAGAAATGCTGACCTTGAGGAGTTACGTGAGTTGGGATCCGGCACATTTGGAACAGTATACCATGGGAAGTGGCGAGGAACCGATGTTGCTATCAAACGAATTAAGAAAAGCTGTTTTGCTGGGAGATCATCTGAACAAGAGAAGCTT ACCAAAGACTTTTGGAGGGAAGCACAAATTCTTTCAAAGTTGCATCATCCAAATGTTGTTGCTTTCTATGGGGTGGTTCCTGATGGAACTGGAGGAACATTGGCAACTGTGACAGAGTTCATGGTAAATGGATCACTAAGGAATGTTCTTTTAAGGAAGGACAG AATGCTCGATCGTCGGAAAAGGCTCATTATTGCTATGGATGCGGCATTTGGGATGGAATATTTGCACTCCAAAAGCATAGTCCATTTTGATTTGAAATGCGACAATTTACTTGTTAATTTGAGAGATCCTCAGAGGCCAATCTGCAAG GTTGGAGACTTCGGATTATCAAGAATTAAGCGCAACACTTTGGTTTCTGGTGGTGTACGGGGCACTCTTCCATGGATGGCACCAGAGCTTTTGAATGGAAGCAGCAGCCGAGTGTCTGAAAAG GTGGATGTGTTCTCCTTTGGGATAGCTTTGTGGGAGATCTTGACTGGTGAGGAACCGTACGCAAATATGCACTGTGGCGCTATCATAG GCGGTATCGTCAACAACACTCTTCGGCCTCCGATACCCAAAAACTGCGAGCCTGAATGGCGACAACTGATGGAGCAATGCTGGTCGGCCGATCCTGACATCCGCCCCTCATTCACGGAGGTCACCGACAGGCTACGAGCCATGTCATCAGCTCTAAAGGGGCATTCTCAGGGAAACAAATGA